A single genomic interval of Ictalurus furcatus strain D&B chromosome 20, Billie_1.0, whole genome shotgun sequence harbors:
- the dop1a gene encoding protein dopey-1 isoform X2: MPHVLECVRMNTEEVELLSDSKYRNYVAAVDKALKNFEYSSEWADLISALGKLNKVLQNNAKYQVVPKKLTIGKRLAQCLHPALPSGVHRKALETYEIIFKIIGPKRLAKDLFLYSSGLFPLLSNASMSVKPVLLGLYETFYLPLGKTLKPGLQGLLTGVLPGLEEGSDYHDRTNALLEKVASAVEQSVFYSALWGSILTSASVRLPAISFVLLHLNRKLSMEDQLYIIGSDIELMVEAVSTSVQDSSVLVQRSTLDLILFCFPFHMSQATRPDMIRILSAALHVVLRRDMSLNRRLYAWLLGSDNNGVKTGPRNSRLSNPEEHATHYFNTYSKDLLVQAMVGILQGKARGGEEESALMHDLKPFRILISLLDKPELGPAILEDVLIEVFRTLHTQCRAELDLQNQNPFSKDHTQLSSKLRENKRTAEMIKTANLLFNSFEPYYMWDYIACWFEDSCRRTPSGSAASLLSLFEFCQLVDFLLDIVSLETYIEIQTEHLPQLLLRMVSAVTLQLGVLSLSELTHCLRLCSKILSKVQPPLVSPLALPPSGPAREQDTRQSALSCLDVPVSEDVFEDRENPSAVRSPESSFTDFVQYEEVESDDHAPLRSDPKLQPGSQGAPVMQHCLEHFQHFLCRLVELYIAPGHTGGGANQGEAELPERLCVFDQKECVSAFTAACQLFLECSSFPVYIAEGNLKSPSRDEQKDSGGVTPPPRWLESLMNACFSELDFSIRAVAVSLLMDLVGLTQSVAMVTAERVGVADSAQPMSPSQGRVAVVIRPPLTQGMLKHIADKTDFFKSVAVLLWDQLGEATPQHHQRSVELFYQLHNLVPSSSICEDVISNQLMHRDKRIRLEAHVKFSVLWHLTRDLNITKSSPFSRTFDRSLFIMLDSLSFWDSSASAVGRAWLNQVLQRHDIARVLEPLLLLLLHPKTHRVSIQRVQAQRHWTWAFPDPPAPEPGSDPLESGCLGDTGCSDHYCMSQDNLKVQVLPLDDMEPFSLTVNPLSDSLSLLSLSMENVHLCGEYQAPDQQGEPPSSESSGSRSSTVDNGSLSELEGSASTVNTCNQATQEAELGEESINMAVSVILAELVDTVVQMVEDSSVETPSPPDVWTGTDSDSSNTSEASVEHQVNMGPFPGNRCRTLPELVAGGTLEFLTVPSSSDEPHEGITRHSSSPSIVTLPDSSGYGTPELSLHPDDPRSRKRSHSSTQLSLKGKIMERLTDKAPGAKPKVKKNKRKEEERRKSNQADKNRPPSIFFGDSLDLENWYSCGEGEVSEIESDIGSPSGVTSGVPGSSRSSMCPSRFNIHPLYQHVLLYLQIYDSSRALHALSAIAAMLRTAPAGFVSAISTTSINNTYTPQLSLLQNLLARHRVSVMGKDFYCPIPQDSHSHSFRSAMYLEIIISLCLYFLRSYYSAHVPAAPQDLAGNRAMQLTSIEVLTLLFSELAKVTGGSAKGFASFISDVLSKCKVQKVALHCLLSSIFSAQKWHEQRARGTNLPAVEEGLSEDSVIDLSEDQLDGCSGIQLQLLRLLQSLVVLEHHVLVPGDESVEAVPGTGNPGSAGGTGAGCGGFEILGGEVEHVNPQQPMASLQYLHGQPITAQGMFLCAVIRALHQHHTCKMHPQWIGLITATLPYMGRVLRRVVASVTLQLCRNLDNLIQQYRYETGITDTRPQWMALCIPPDLILTVLEGVTAIIHYCLLDPSSQYHQLQVSVDQKHLAEARSGILSILHTIMSSVTLLWSALYLADCSERPSGATCSSNINLGSTKNLRQQILELLGPISMNHGAHFMAAIAYVWNERKQTKTPARNKVIPAASDEQLLLVDLVRSVNAMRTETVMQTVKEVLKQPPAIAKEKKHLSLEVCMLQFFYAYVQRIPVCSLVDSWPSLLSLLKDSVQLGLPAPGQFLLLGVLNEFILKNPTLESKKDQRELQDVTHKIVEAIGTIAGSSLEQTTWLRRNLEVKPSPQIVVDGAGLETEVEDLMLTVMEASSFTPSVYSVHALTLLAEVLAHLLDMVFYSDEKERVIPLLVNIMHYVVPYLRNHSAHNAPSYRACIQLLSSLSGYQYTRRAWKKEAFDLFMDHTFFQMEAPCVSYWRAIIDHLMTHDKTTFRDLMTRVAVAQNSSLNLFTNRDAELEQRAMLLKRLAFTIYSSEVDQYQKYLPDIQERLVESLRLPQVPILHAQVFLFFRVLLLRMSPQHLTSLWPTMITELVQVFLLMEQELTADEDITRTSGPSVAGLETTYSGGNGFSTSYNSQRWLNLYLSACKLLDLALTLPSESLPQFQMYRWAFIPESSDDSGLEVRRQGTHQREFKPYVVRLAKLLRKRAKKSTEDDVSSRTLAWEPGRLTLTLFGIRSIEQLLPFFTVLSQVFSCKSGIRSAWLHSSAPPSDAPNAPKNSKYESQKMFWSRARHDIEEMVEKDFLEGLIKT, from the exons ATGCCACA tgtgttagagtgtgttaggaTGAACACAGAGGAAGTGGAGCTGCTCAGTGACTCTAAATACAGGAACTACGTGGCGGCGGTGGATAAAGCACTGAAGAACTTTGAGTACTCCAGCGAATGGGCCGACCTCATCTCCGCTCTCGGAAAACTCAACAAg GTGCTGCAGAACAATGCCAAGTACCAGGTCGTCCCCAAGAAGCTGACGATCGGGAAGCGTTTGGCTCAGTGTCTTCACCCGGCGCTGCCCAGCGGAGTTCACCGCAAAGCTCTAGAGACCTACGAGATCATCTTCAAGATCATCGGGCCCAAACGCCTCGCCAAGGACCTGTTCCTGTACAG CTCTGGACTTTTCCCCCTGCTCTCTAATGCCTCCATGTCGGTGAAGCCGGTGCTGTTGGGTCTGTACGAGACGTTTTATCTGCCGCTGGGGAAAACGCTGAAGCCGGGACTGCAGGGACTCCTGACTGGTGTACTGCCCGGCCTCGAGGAGGGCTCCGACTACCACGACAG GACCAATGCGCTGTTGGAGAAGGTGGCGTCGGCGGTGGAGCAGTCGGTGTTCTATAGCGCCCTCTGGGGGAGCATCCTGACCAGCGCATCGGTGAGACTGCCGGCCATCAGCTTCGTCCTCCTGCACCTCAACCGCAAACTGTCCATGGAGGACCAGCTGTACATCATCGGCAGCGACATCGAGCTCATG gtgGAGGCAGTCAGTACATCTGTACAGGATTCCAGTGTGTTGGTTCAAAGGAGTACACTCGACCTCATCCTCTTCTGCTTCCCCTTCCACATGAGTcag GCGACGCGTCCCGATATGATCCGAATCCTCTCTGCAGCGCTGCACGTCGTCCTGAGGAGAGACATGTCACTGAACCGCAGACTGTACGCATGGCTACTGG gttcTGACAACAACGGTGTGAAAACAGGTCCTCGGAACAGCCGTCTGAGTAACCCAGAGGAACACGCAACACACTACTTCAACACCTACTCTAAAGACCTGCTggtgcag gccaTGGTTGGGATTCTGCAGGGAAAAGCTCGAGGTGGTGAGGAGGAGAGCGCGCTGATGCACGACCTGAAACCTTTTCGTATCCTCATCAGTCTGCTGGACAAACCCGAGCTGG GTCCCGCCATCCTGGAGGACGTTCTGATCGAAGTGTTCAGGACTTTACACACCCAGTGCCGAGCAGAACTGGACCTGCAGAACCAGAACCCTTTCAGCAAAGACCACACCCAACTCAGCAg TAAACTCCGAGAGAATAAGCGGACGGCGGAGATGATTAAAACCGCAAACCTCTTATTCAACTCTTTTGAGCCGTACTACATGTGGGATTACATCGCATGCTGGTTCGAGGACAGCTGCAG AAGAACTCCGAGTGGCTCGGCCGCTTCGCTCCTGTCGCTGTTCGAGTTCTGTCAGCTCGTCGACTTCCTGTTGGACATCGTGTCTCTG gagacGTATATAGAGATCCAGACAGAACACTTGCCCCAGTTGTTGTTGAGGATGGTGTCGGCCGTCACGCTGCAGCTCGGTGTTCTCAGTCTGTCGGAGCTCACACACTGTCTGCGCCTCTGCTCCAAAATCCTCAGCAAAGTCCAACCACCGCTCGTCTCCCCCCTCGCCCTCCCGCCCAGCGGCCCCGCCCGAGAGCAGGACACACGCCAG tCAGCCCTGTCATGTCTGGATGTCCCGGTCAGCGAGGACGTGTTTGAGGACAGGGAAAATCCCTCTGCAGTTCGTTCTCcagagagcagctttacagattttGTTCAGTACGAGGAGGTGGAGTCTGATGACCACGCCCCTCTCCGGTCCGATCCTAAACTCCAGCCTGGTTCTCAGGGTGCTCCTGTGATGCAGCACTGCCTCGAGCACTTCCAGCACTTCCTGTGCAGACTGGTGGAGCTCTACATCGCCCCGGGTCACACGGGGGGCGGGGCTAACCAGGGGGAGGCGGAGTTACCAGAGAGGCTGTGTGTATTTGATCAGAAGGAGTGTGTGTCTGCGTTCACGGCTGCGTGTCAGCTCTTCCTGGAGTGTTCCAGTTTCCCCGTGTACATCGCCGAGGGAAACCTCAAATCTCCCTCCAGAGACGAGCAGAAAG ACAGCGGCGGTGTGACTCCTCCTCCTCGGTGGCTCGAGTCTCTGATGAACGCCTGTTTCTCTGAGCTGGACTTCAGCATCCGCGCTGTCGCCGTCTCCCTCCTCATGGACCTGGTGGGTCTGACTCAGTCCGTCGCCATGGTGACAGCAGAACGGGTGGGCGTGGCCGACTCCGCCCAGCCGATGAGCCCGAGCCAGGGTCGTGTTGCCGTGGTGATCAGGCCACCACTCACACAGGGAATGTTAAAGCACATCGCCGACAAAACCGACTTCTTCAAG AGCGTGGCGGTGTTGTTGTgggatcagttgggtgaagcgACTCCTCAGCATCATCAGCGCAGTGTGGAACTTTTCTATCAGCTGCACAACCTCGTTCCTTCATCCAGCATCTGCGAGGACGTCATCAGTAACCAGCTCATGCACCGAGACAAG AGGATCCGTTTGGAGGCTCACGTGAAATTCTCGGTTTTGTGGCATCTGACCCGAGACCTGAACATCACCAAGTCTTCACCTTTCAGCCGCACCTTTGACAG GTCTCTCTTCATCATGTTGGACAGTCTGAGTTTTTGGGACAGTTCGGCGAGCGCTGTGGGGCGGGCGTGGCTCAATCAAGTGCTCCAGAGACACGACATCGCCCGAGTTCTTGAGCcgcttcttctgctgctgctgcatccAAAAACACATCGTGTGTCGATTCAACGTGTTCAGGCTCAGCGCCACTGGACCTGGGCCTTTCCCGACCCTCCAGCACCAGAACCTGGATCAGACCCACTTGAATCGGGATGTTTGGGGGACACAGGCTGCTCTGACC ATTACTGTATGTCTCAGGATAACCTGAAGGTCCAAGTCCTTCCTCTGGATGATATGGAGCCCTTCAGCCTGACGGTGAACCCTTTAAGTGACAGTCTGTCACTTCTGAGCCTCAGCATGGAAAACGTACATCTGTGTGGTGAATATCAAGCTCCAGACCAGCAGGGGGAGCCACCGAGCTCGGAGTCATCCGGCTCCCGGTCCTCCACTGTGGACAACGGCAGTTTGAGCGAGCTGGAAGGAAGTGCTAGTACTGTTAACACGTGTAATCAGGCAACACAAGAGGCAGAATTAGGGGAAGAATCTATAAACATGGCCGTTTCTGTGATTCTTGCTGAACTGGTGGACACGGTGGTGCAGATGGTGGAAGACAGCTCAGTTGAAACACCTTCACCTCCAGACGTTTGGACCGGAACTGACTCAGACAGTTCCAACACCTCAGAAGCATCTGTTGAACACCAGGTCAACATGGGCCCGTTTCCTGGCAACCGCTGTCGAACACTTCCTGAATTGGTGGCTGGTGGCACGCTGGAATTTCTCACAGTTCCTTCATCAAGTGATGAACCTCATGAAGGAATAACAAGACACAGCTCCTCACCTTCCATCGTCACACTTCCAGATAGTAGTGGATACGGTACTCCAGAGCTAAGCTTGCACCCAGATGACCCTCGGTCCCGAAAACGCAGCCACAGCAGCACCCAGCTGAGCCTCAAGGGTAAAATCATGGAGCGTCTCACTGACAAAGCTCCTGGAGCCAAGCCCAAggtgaagaagaacaagaggaaagaggaggagcGTCGAAAGTCCAACCAGGCAGATAAGAACCGTCCCCCCAGCATCTTCTTTGGCGACAGCTTGGACTTGGAGAATTGGTACAGCTGCGGTGAAGGTGAGGTTTCTGAGATTGAGAGTGATATCGGATCTCCTAGCGGCGTCACCAGTGGAGTCCCGGGCTCGTCCCGATCTTCTATGTGTCCTTCTCGTTTTAACATCCACCCCCTTTACCAGCACGTCCTGCTGTATCTGCAGATCTACGATTCCTCTCGGGCTCTTCACGCTCTTTCTGCCATAGCTGCCATGTTACGCACGGCTCCTGCTGGCTTCGTCAGCGCCATCTCGACCACCAGCATCAACAACACCTACACACCTCAGCTCTCGCTTCTTCAGAACCTTCTAGCCCGTCATCGTGTTTCCGTCATGGGTAAAGACTTTTATTGCCCGATTCCGCAGGATTCGCATTCCCATTCCTTCCGCAGTGCCATGTACCTGGAGATCATCATCTCACTGTGCCTCTACTTCCTGAGGAGCTATTATTCAGCACACGTTCCAGCGGCGCCGCAGGACCTGGCAGGGAACCGCGCCATGCAGCTGACCAGCATCGAAGTCCTGACGCTGCTCTTCAGTGAGCTTGCGAAGGTGACGGGCGGCTCGGCTAAAGGATTCGCCAGCTTCATCAGCGACGTCCTGTCCAAGTGCAAGGTGCAGAAGGTGGCACTGCACTGCCTGCTCTCGTCCATCTTTAGCGCTCAGAAGTGGCACGAGCAGCGCGCACGTGGAACCAACCTGCCCGCCGTCGAGGAGGGACTATCCGAGGACAGCGTCATCGACTTGTCCGAGGACCAACTAGACGGATGCAGTGGCATACAGTTGCAGCTCCTTCGCCTTCTTCAGAGCCTCGTTGTACTCGAGCATCACGTCCTGGTCCCTGGAGACGAAAGTGTAGAGGCTGTACCAGGAACCGGGAATCCAGGAAGTGCTGGAGGAACCGGAGCTGGTTGTGGTGGTTTTGAGATTCTGGGTGGAGAAGTGGAACATGTGAATCCTCAACAGCCAATGGCGTCACTGCAGTACCTGCACGGGCAGCCAATTACAGCGCAGGGAATGTTCTTGTGTGCGGTGATACGAGCGCTTCACCAGCACCACACGTGTAAAATGCACCCCCAGTGGATCGGCCTCATCACGGCCACGCTGCCCTACATGGGTCGGGTTCTACGTCGGGTGGTCGCTTCAGTGACACTGCAGCTCTGCAGGAACCTGGACAACCTGATCCAGCAGTACCGCTATGAGACCGGAATCACAGACACCAG ACCCCAGTGGATGGCGCTGTGTATTCCTCCCGATTTGATCCTCACTGTGCTGGAGGGAGTCACGGCCATCATTCATTACTGCCTGCTCGACCCGTCGTCTCAGTACCACCAG CTCCAGGTGAGTGTGGATCAGAAACACCTGGCCGAGGCGCGCTCAGGTATCCTGTCGATCCTCCACACCATCATGTCATCAGTCACGCTGCTCTGGAGTGCACTTTACCTGGCTGACTGCTCAGAGAGACCCAGCGGCGCCACCTGCAGCTCCAACATCAACCTGGGGTCCACTaag AATCTCCGACAGCAGATCCTCGAGCTGCTCGGTCCGATCTCGATGAACCACGGCGCTCACTTCATGGCCGCCATCGCGTACGTCTGGAACGAAAGAAAACAGACCAAAACTCCTGCCAGGAACAAG gTGATTCCTGCAGCGAGTGATGAACAGCTCCTCCTGGTGGATTTGGTGAGGAGTGTTAACGCCATGCGCACTGAAACCGTCATGCAGACCGTGAAGGAGGTTCTCAAGCAGCCTCCAGCCATCGCTAAGGAGAAG aaacatctctctcttgaagtcTGCATGCTTCAGTTTTTCTACGCGTATGTTCAGAG GATTCCGGTGTGTAGTTTAGTCGACAGCTGGCCCTCGCTGCTCTCGCTGCTGAAAGACTCGGTGCAGCTCGGACTTCCTGCTCCGGGGCAGTTCCTCCTCCtcgg AGTTCTGAATGAATTTATCCTGAAGAATCCAACTCTGGAGAGTAAGAAGGACCAGCGGGAGCTGCAG GACGTGACGCATAAGATCGTGGAGGCCATCGGGACGATTGCAGGTTCCTCTCTGGAACAAACAACGTGGTTGAGGAGGAACCTGGAGGTGAAACCATCTCCTCAGATAGTAGTGGATGGAGCAGGGCTGGAGACGGAAgtagagg atctAATGCTCACAGTGATGGAGGCGTCCAGTTTCACTCCCTCAGTCTACAGTGTTCACGCCCTCACACTGCTAGCGGAG gtgttagCTCACCTGTTGGACATGGTGTTCTACAGTgatgagaaggagagagtgatCCCCCTGCTGGTCAACATCATGCACTACGTCGTGCCATATTTACGCaaccacag TGCCCACAATGCCCCGAGTTACCGGGCGTGTATTCAGCTCCTGAGCAGTCTGAGTGGATATCAGTACACACGGCGAGCCTGGAAGAAAGAAGCCTTCGACCTGTTCATGGACCACACCTTCTTCCAGATGGAAGCGCCATGTGTGAGCTA CTGGAGAGCCATCATAGACCACCTGATGACCCACGATAAAACCACTTTCAGAGATCtgatga CGCGTGTAGCTGTGGCTCAGAACAGCTCTCTGAATCTCTTCACTAATCGGGACGCAGAGCTGGAGCAGAGAGCCATGCTGCTCAAACGCCTCGCCTTCACCATCTACAGCAGCGAAGTGGACCAGTACCAAAAGTACCTCCCAGATATacagg agcGGTTGGTGGAGAGTCTGCGTCTCCCTCAGGTACCGATCCTGCACGCTCAGGTGTTCCTGTTCTTCAGAGTTCTGCTGCTGCGCATGTCACCTCAACATCTCACCTCACTGTGGCCCACCATGATCACTGaactg GTTCAGGTGTTTTTACTGATGGAGCAGGAGCTCACTGCAGACGAGGACAtcaccag GACGTCTGGTCCCTCGGTCGCAGGTCTGGAGACGACGTACTCGGGAGGAAATGGATTTTCGACGTCCTACAACAGCCAGCGCTGGCTCAACCTCTACCTGTCTGCCTGCAAACTGCTGGACCTGGCGCTCACTCTGCCCTCCGAGAGTCTCCCGCAGTTCCAGAT GTATCGCTGGGCGTTCATCCCCGAGTCCTCGGATGATTCCGGTCTGGAGGTGCGCAGACAGGGGACGCACCAGAGAGAGTTTAAACCCTACGTGGTGCGACTGGCGAAGCTGCTGAGGAAAAGAGCGAAg AAAAGCACAGAAGACGACGTCTCGAGTCGGACGTTAGCGTGGGAGCCTGGACGTTTGACTCTGACCCTTTTCGGGATCCGCAGCATCGAGCAGCTCCTGCCCTTCTTCACCGTGCTCAGTCAGGTGTTCAGCTGCAAATCAGGCATCAGGTCAGCGTGGCTGCACAGCAGCGCCCCGCCCAGCGACGCTCCGAACGCCCCGAAGAACAGCAAATACGAGAGTCAGAAAATGTTCTGGAGCCGAGCCCGACACGACATCGAGGAGATGGTGGAGAAAGACTTCCTGGAAGGGCTGATAAAAACATGA